A genomic stretch from Flavobacterium sp. KS-LB2 includes:
- the asnB gene encoding asparagine synthase B, with translation MCGILAIIGRAKDEQLVGELSKRMTHRGPDERDLHVTEKGHILSHERLSIIDLHSGKQPIQGTKTAYMIHNGEIYNHQELRDGVLKAHTFRTKSDSEVIVHLFEEFGYDFCNRLDGDWAFVVVDGDDFIAGRDPMGVKPLYYGLDERGRIYFSSEMKPIADQCKTFSTFPPGHYYTAKTGFVKYYKPEYEDYLKADQELDLALIRETLIEATCKRLMSDVPIGVLLSGGLDSSLTSAIASRLLAESGKKLHSFSIGLDADAPDAAAARKVAEYLGTEHHEIHFTVEEGIQILDKLIWHLETYDVTSIRASTPMYFLSKAITDMGIKVVLSGEGADEIFGGYLYFRNAPSAEDFQKETIERVQKLFTADLLRADKSTMAHGLETRVPFLDKTFLDLAVRIKAEEKMPKTYDGKEKYILRKAFDTPENPYLPEEVLWRQKEQFSDGVGYKWIDELIDYCATQVTDEQLAGAAKEFPYNSPATKEAYFYRSIFNKYYPQISAAQTVRKWIPKWQENLDPSGRANAAHVQADTEIAKTGVTV, from the coding sequence ATGTGCGGAATATTAGCCATTATTGGAAGAGCAAAGGATGAACAGTTAGTTGGAGAACTTTCAAAACGAATGACGCATCGCGGTCCAGATGAAAGGGATTTACATGTTACTGAAAAAGGACATATTTTAAGTCATGAACGGTTATCGATAATCGATTTGCATTCCGGAAAACAACCGATACAAGGAACAAAAACGGCCTACATGATTCATAATGGCGAAATATACAATCATCAGGAATTGCGAGATGGTGTTTTAAAAGCACATACATTTAGGACTAAGTCAGATTCAGAAGTTATTGTGCATTTGTTCGAAGAGTTTGGCTATGATTTTTGCAATCGTTTGGATGGAGACTGGGCTTTTGTAGTTGTTGATGGTGATGATTTTATTGCTGGCAGAGATCCAATGGGAGTGAAACCGTTGTATTATGGTTTAGATGAAAGAGGAAGAATCTATTTCTCCTCTGAAATGAAGCCAATCGCTGATCAATGTAAAACATTTTCTACTTTTCCTCCGGGACATTATTACACTGCAAAAACAGGTTTTGTAAAATATTACAAACCGGAATACGAAGATTATTTAAAAGCCGACCAAGAATTAGATTTAGCATTAATCAGAGAGACTTTGATCGAAGCGACTTGTAAGCGTTTAATGAGCGATGTGCCTATTGGAGTATTGCTTTCAGGAGGATTAGATTCTTCTTTGACTTCGGCAATTGCTTCCAGATTATTGGCGGAAAGCGGTAAAAAATTACATTCGTTTTCTATCGGTTTAGATGCAGATGCTCCAGATGCGGCAGCTGCTAGAAAAGTCGCGGAGTATTTAGGAACGGAACATCATGAAATTCACTTTACAGTAGAGGAAGGAATTCAAATCTTGGATAAATTAATCTGGCATCTTGAAACGTATGATGTGACTTCAATACGAGCAAGTACACCTATGTATTTTTTATCAAAAGCGATTACGGATATGGGTATAAAAGTGGTGCTTTCGGGCGAAGGAGCCGATGAGATTTTTGGCGGATATTTGTATTTTAGGAATGCACCGTCAGCGGAAGATTTTCAGAAGGAAACCATCGAAAGAGTACAGAAATTATTCACTGCTGATTTATTAAGAGCCGATAAATCAACGATGGCTCATGGTTTAGAGACTAGAGTTCCATTTTTAGATAAAACGTTCTTAGATTTGGCCGTTCGTATAAAAGCAGAAGAAAAGATGCCGAAAACGTACGATGGAAAAGAAAAATACATTTTAAGAAAAGCATTTGATACACCTGAAAACCCATATCTCCCCGAAGAAGTTTTGTGGAGACAAAAAGAACAATTTTCAGATGGAGTAGGATACAAGTGGATTGATGAATTGATTGATTATTGTGCTACACAAGTTACGGATGAGCAATTAGCCGGAGCTGCAAAGGAATTTCCTTATAACTCACCAGCCACTAAAGAAGCTTATTTTTACAGATCGATATTTAATAAATATTATCCGCAAATAAGTGCGGCACAAACGGTTAGGAAATGGATTCCGAAATGGCAAGAAAACCTAGATCCAAGCGGAAGGGCTAATGCAGCGCACGTTCAGGCAGACACTGAAATTGCCAAAACAGGAGTTACGGTTTAA
- a CDS encoding amidohydrolase, which yields MRSISLFLALFLLISCDQKNKISVDTIITDATIYTVNNSFTEASAMAIDKGKIVAIGTNREITKQYESKNTIEAEGKFIYPGLIDAHCHFYSYGLSLQEADLRGTKSMGEIITRLKAFQKDKNPTFIVGNGWDQNDWKVKKYPTKADLDAAFPDIPVVLNRVDGHAIIVNSKALKLAGITKDTKAVGGQIEIANGEPTGILVDNPMELVFKIIPKPTRKIQIAALLDAQKVMFDYGLTTVNDAGLDPDVIHLIDSLQKAKLMTLNVYAMITANQKNIDLYLKKGIYKTDNLNVCSFKMYGDGALGSRGACMHKPYSDSPNQYGALLAPISGLKDVARQIAASKFQLNTHAIGDSANTVILKIYADVLAGTKDRRWKIEHAQVLREQDFDYFKFGIIPSVQPTHATSDMYWAEDRLGKKRLKNAYAYKKLLQKAGMVALGTDFPVEEVNPMLTFHAAVARKDSKEYPKGGFQMENALSRAETLRGMTIWAAYSNFEEKEKGSLEVGKWADFVMYDQDLMKVEENKIVKMKPTNTYLKGQKVK from the coding sequence ATGAGATCTATTTCATTATTCCTTGCTTTATTTTTATTGATTTCCTGTGATCAAAAAAATAAAATTTCTGTTGATACCATTATTACAGATGCAACCATTTACACAGTAAATAATTCTTTCACGGAGGCTTCTGCTATGGCAATCGATAAGGGAAAAATCGTGGCCATTGGTACAAATCGTGAAATTACCAAACAGTATGAGTCTAAGAATACAATTGAAGCTGAAGGAAAATTTATTTATCCGGGTTTGATTGATGCGCATTGTCATTTTTATAGCTATGGATTAAGCTTGCAGGAGGCTGATTTGCGCGGTACTAAAAGTATGGGCGAAATAATCACTCGTTTAAAGGCTTTTCAAAAAGATAAAAATCCAACGTTTATTGTAGGGAACGGTTGGGATCAAAACGATTGGAAAGTAAAAAAGTATCCTACAAAAGCAGATTTAGACGCTGCATTTCCTGATATTCCTGTGGTGTTGAATAGAGTGGACGGGCATGCAATTATCGTTAACAGTAAAGCGTTGAAATTAGCAGGAATTACAAAAGATACAAAAGCTGTTGGTGGACAAATTGAAATTGCAAATGGAGAGCCAACAGGAATTTTAGTCGATAATCCGATGGAATTAGTGTTTAAAATAATTCCAAAACCGACACGAAAAATACAAATAGCGGCTTTGTTAGACGCTCAAAAAGTGATGTTTGATTATGGATTAACTACTGTAAATGATGCGGGTTTAGATCCTGATGTGATTCATTTGATAGACAGTTTGCAGAAAGCAAAATTGATGACGCTTAATGTATATGCTATGATTACAGCAAATCAAAAAAATATTGATTTATATCTAAAAAAAGGAATTTATAAAACGGATAATTTGAATGTTTGTTCTTTTAAAATGTATGGCGATGGCGCTTTGGGTTCTCGTGGTGCTTGCATGCATAAGCCATATTCCGATAGTCCAAATCAATATGGTGCTTTGTTGGCGCCTATTTCGGGATTAAAAGATGTTGCGAGGCAAATTGCAGCTTCCAAATTTCAGTTGAATACACATGCTATTGGAGATTCTGCCAATACAGTGATTTTAAAAATTTACGCGGATGTTTTAGCTGGTACAAAAGACCGAAGATGGAAAATTGAACATGCGCAAGTTCTGCGTGAACAAGATTTTGATTATTTTAAATTTGGAATTATTCCTTCGGTTCAACCTACGCACGCTACGTCTGATATGTATTGGGCAGAAGACAGATTAGGAAAAAAAAGGCTTAAAAATGCCTATGCTTATAAAAAATTACTTCAAAAAGCAGGAATGGTAGCTTTAGGAACTGATTTTCCTGTTGAGGAAGTGAATCCGATGCTAACTTTCCATGCAGCAGTTGCCCGAAAAGATAGTAAGGAATATCCAAAAGGCGGTTTTCAAATGGAAAATGCTTTGTCAAGAGCCGAAACGTTAAGAGGAATGACCATTTGGGCAGCGTACTCTAATTTCGAAGAAAAAGAAAAAGGAAGTTTGGAAGTGGGTAAATGGGCCGATTTTGTGATGTATGATCAGGATTTAATGAAAGTAGAAGAAAATAAAATAGTGAAAATGAAACCTACGAACACGTATTTAAAAGGTCAGAAAGTGAAATAA
- the asnB gene encoding asparagine synthase B, whose translation MCGIVCAFDLKQKAEVLRPQVLEMSKIIRHRGPDWSGIFSNEKAILSHERLAIVDPASGKQPLFTEDKQLVLAANGEIYNHRELRKQFEGKYNFQTESDCEVILALYKEKGPYFIDEMNGIFGFAIYDVEKDEYFVARDHMGIIPLYIGWDEHGTFYVASELKALEGFCTKIQLFPPGYYMSSKDGEFVQWYKREWTDYDAVKDNVTSIDEIKIALEAAVHRQLMSDVPYGVLLSGGLDSSITSAVAKKYAQKRIESGDVADAWYPQLHSFSVGLEGSPDLAAAQVVADHIGTIHHEIKFTIQEGLDAVKDVIYNLETYDVTTIRASTPMWLMARVIKSMGIKMVLSGEGADELFGGYLYFHKAPNAREFHEENVRKLGKLHMYDCLRANKSLAAWGIEGRVPFLDKEFMDVAMRVNPQDKMINAEHPMEKWVVRKAFEEMLPPSVAWRQKEQFSDGVGYGWIDTLKATVAMEISDEQLANAKYKFPLQTPTSKEEYYYRSIFHEHFPSDAAALCVPQEASVACSTKIALEWDEAFKNMNDPSGRAVASVHDDAYVKA comes from the coding sequence ATGTGCGGAATAGTATGTGCCTTTGACCTAAAACAAAAAGCGGAAGTTTTAAGACCGCAAGTACTAGAAATGTCTAAAATTATCCGTCATCGTGGGCCGGACTGGAGTGGAATTTTCAGTAATGAAAAAGCCATTTTGTCTCACGAACGTTTGGCGATTGTAGATCCAGCTTCAGGGAAACAACCTTTGTTCACTGAAGATAAACAATTGGTTTTAGCGGCAAATGGTGAAATTTATAACCACAGAGAATTACGCAAACAATTTGAAGGGAAATACAACTTTCAAACAGAAAGCGACTGCGAAGTAATTCTGGCACTTTACAAAGAAAAAGGACCTTATTTTATAGATGAAATGAACGGAATTTTTGGATTTGCCATTTATGATGTAGAAAAAGATGAGTATTTTGTAGCTCGTGATCACATGGGAATTATTCCTTTGTACATTGGTTGGGATGAACACGGAACTTTTTATGTGGCTTCAGAATTGAAAGCATTAGAAGGATTTTGTACTAAAATCCAATTGTTTCCTCCGGGATATTATATGTCAAGTAAAGACGGAGAATTTGTACAATGGTATAAAAGAGAATGGACAGATTACGATGCTGTAAAAGACAACGTAACCAGCATTGACGAAATTAAAATCGCTTTAGAAGCAGCAGTTCACAGACAATTGATGAGTGATGTGCCTTATGGAGTATTACTTTCTGGAGGATTAGATTCTTCTATTACTTCGGCTGTAGCCAAAAAATATGCGCAAAAACGTATCGAATCCGGTGATGTTGCTGATGCTTGGTATCCACAATTGCACTCTTTCTCGGTAGGATTAGAAGGTTCTCCAGATTTAGCGGCAGCACAAGTAGTGGCGGATCATATTGGGACCATTCACCACGAAATAAAATTCACTATTCAGGAAGGTTTGGATGCAGTTAAAGATGTGATTTACAACTTGGAAACGTATGATGTGACTACGATTAGAGCATCAACACCAATGTGGTTAATGGCGAGAGTCATCAAATCAATGGGAATTAAAATGGTATTATCGGGTGAAGGAGCAGATGAACTTTTTGGTGGATATTTGTATTTCCACAAAGCGCCAAATGCAAGAGAATTCCACGAAGAAAACGTACGTAAATTAGGGAAACTGCACATGTATGACTGTTTGCGTGCAAACAAAAGTTTAGCAGCATGGGGAATTGAAGGTCGTGTACCATTTTTAGATAAAGAATTTATGGATGTGGCGATGCGCGTTAATCCACAAGATAAAATGATCAATGCAGAACATCCAATGGAAAAATGGGTTGTTCGTAAAGCTTTTGAAGAAATGTTGCCGCCAAGTGTAGCTTGGAGACAAAAAGAACAATTCAGTGATGGTGTTGGATACGGTTGGATTGATACCTTAAAAGCCACTGTTGCTATGGAGATTTCAGATGAGCAATTGGCAAATGCTAAATACAAGTTTCCTTTGCAAACGCCAACATCTAAAGAGGAATATTATTACCGTTCTATTTTTCACGAACATTTTCCAAGTGATGCCGCAGCTTTATGTGTACCACAAGAAGCAAGTGTGGCGTGTAGTACAAAAATTGCATTGGAATGGGATGAAGCATTCAAGAATATGAATGATCCTTCAGGAAGAGCGGTAGCTAGTGTGCATGATGATGCGTATGTAAAAGCATAA
- a CDS encoding TonB-dependent receptor yields MVSSSFSIGRVGVGILFLLLSQFSFAQKKEQIGSETVNVVKPYTPKISDAFKAKEIPELDEEANAQKEKIKYTIFSFPVASTFTPSKGKAEGVEKEKQAHLFKNYATFGVGNYGTFIGELFVNHDLNNTDYVGGMFRHHSSEGGIQNVALEDGFYDTSLDLMYGSNQKDVFWNLDLGYQNQIYNWYGLPSNFASTLTPQDRTTLINGINPQQTYGTISLGGNVAFNEGVLNKASLQYHHFSDASGSSENRFYAKPTVEFEVMESAVKTNIIVDYVGGSFKKNYSNTNSDRVKYGFTNFGIVPSFVMQEEDWTLNIGAGLFYSLDNVNSNNKFLVYPQFNASYKVVGDLMIFYAGAEGNLEQNSYMDFVNENPFLSPTLNIAPTDKQYDVFAGLKGKLTNTVSYNVKASYVNERNKALFRSNDYNENAANEDYAFGNSFQVMYDDMRTLNFYGELKADFSEDVSFGINGTFSSYTNDLQQEAWNLPTIKVSSNLDVNITEKWFAGANVFYVGERKDFQTNTAFSANAASVTLKSYFDVNANVGFKYSDRLTAFARANNITNNAYQKWLNYPVQGFQVILGVNYKFDF; encoded by the coding sequence ATGGTTTCTAGTTCATTCTCTATCGGGCGTGTTGGAGTTGGGATTTTGTTTCTTTTACTTTCACAATTCTCGTTTGCACAAAAGAAGGAGCAAATAGGAAGTGAAACTGTAAATGTGGTAAAACCGTATACGCCAAAAATCTCCGATGCTTTCAAAGCAAAAGAGATACCTGAACTAGACGAGGAAGCAAATGCTCAAAAAGAAAAAATAAAATACACTATTTTCTCTTTTCCTGTAGCTTCGACTTTTACACCGTCTAAAGGAAAAGCCGAAGGTGTAGAGAAAGAAAAACAAGCGCATTTGTTTAAAAATTATGCCACTTTTGGAGTTGGGAATTACGGAACTTTCATTGGGGAATTATTTGTAAATCATGATTTAAATAATACGGATTACGTGGGCGGAATGTTTCGTCATCATTCTTCGGAAGGTGGAATCCAAAATGTAGCATTAGAGGATGGCTTTTATGATACATCGCTTGATTTGATGTATGGTTCCAATCAAAAAGACGTGTTTTGGAATCTTGATTTAGGATATCAAAACCAAATTTACAATTGGTACGGATTGCCGTCAAATTTCGCCAGTACTTTGACGCCCCAAGATAGAACGACATTGATAAACGGGATTAATCCACAACAAACCTACGGAACGATTTCGTTAGGCGGAAATGTTGCTTTTAATGAAGGTGTTTTGAACAAAGCAAGCCTTCAATACCACCATTTTTCGGATGCTTCAGGGTCTTCGGAAAATCGATTTTATGCAAAACCAACCGTGGAATTTGAAGTCATGGAAAGTGCTGTAAAAACAAATATAATTGTTGATTATGTGGGTGGCAGTTTCAAGAAAAATTATTCAAATACGAATAGTGATCGAGTAAAATACGGTTTTACAAATTTTGGAATTGTTCCTAGTTTTGTAATGCAAGAAGAGGATTGGACGTTGAATATCGGAGCTGGATTATTTTATAGTTTGGATAATGTAAACAGCAATAATAAATTTTTAGTGTATCCGCAATTCAATGCTTCATATAAAGTGGTTGGTGATTTGATGATTTTCTATGCTGGAGCCGAAGGGAATTTAGAGCAAAACTCATACATGGATTTTGTGAATGAAAATCCGTTTTTATCACCAACATTGAATATTGCGCCAACAGACAAGCAGTATGATGTTTTTGCCGGATTAAAAGGGAAATTGACGAATACTGTGAGTTATAATGTTAAAGCGTCGTATGTTAACGAAAGAAATAAAGCTTTGTTTAGAAGCAATGATTACAATGAAAATGCAGCTAATGAAGATTATGCTTTTGGGAATTCCTTTCAAGTTATGTACGATGACATGAGAACCTTAAACTTTTATGGAGAATTAAAAGCTGATTTTTCTGAAGATGTATCTTTCGGGATCAACGGAACTTTTAGTAGTTATACCAATGATCTACAACAAGAAGCATGGAATTTGCCAACAATAAAAGTGAGTTCAAATCTGGATGTAAACATAACGGAGAAATGGTTTGCTGGCGCCAATGTGTTTTACGTAGGAGAGCGAAAAGATTTTCAGACCAATACAGCCTTTTCGGCTAATGCTGCTTCTGTAACTTTAAAATCTTATTTTGATGTCAATGCTAATGTTGGTTTCAAATACAGCGATCGATTGACTGCTTTTGCAAGAGCCAATAATATCACTAATAATGCCTACCAAAAATGGTTGAATTACCCTGTTCAAGGATTTCAGGTGATTTTAGGAGTAAACTATAAATTTGATTTTTAA
- a CDS encoding PhzF family phenazine biosynthesis protein has translation MNLSFYIVDVFAEKKYAGNQLAVFLGAEALSNEQMQEIAREINFAESTFITKLDTENNTATIKIFTPEHEMKFAGHPIIGTSWVLMNKIFEHQPESITLSVPIGEIAIHQSGDLVWLQAAQPEFLDTFSTVDFLSFSNLSSTDFHDTFPIQEVTTGSAFVIVPLQNRKALENLILDKDKMNEWLQANCKTSHRALYFYCLEEAKLSTRMLCVENNQLIEDAATGSASTCLQAFLLKYDASEIQIINHQGDFINRPSQIYFDGKLTENHFDINIGGETQFIAKGEWEV, from the coding sequence ATGAACCTATCTTTTTATATCGTTGATGTTTTTGCAGAGAAAAAATATGCAGGCAATCAATTGGCCGTTTTTTTAGGAGCTGAAGCCTTAAGTAACGAACAGATGCAAGAAATTGCGCGAGAAATTAATTTTGCCGAAAGTACTTTTATAACAAAGCTTGATACTGAAAATAATACTGCAACTATTAAAATTTTTACTCCAGAGCACGAAATGAAGTTTGCTGGACATCCAATTATTGGAACTTCGTGGGTTTTAATGAATAAGATATTTGAGCACCAACCGGAATCGATTACTTTATCAGTGCCAATAGGTGAAATTGCAATTCATCAATCGGGGGATTTGGTTTGGCTTCAGGCTGCTCAACCGGAGTTTTTAGATACTTTTTCTACAGTGGATTTTTTATCTTTTAGTAATTTAAGCAGTACTGATTTTCATGATACATTTCCTATTCAGGAGGTGACTACAGGAAGCGCGTTTGTAATTGTTCCTCTCCAAAATAGAAAGGCTTTAGAGAATTTAATTCTGGATAAGGATAAAATGAACGAATGGTTGCAAGCCAATTGTAAAACTAGTCATAGAGCGTTATATTTTTATTGTTTGGAAGAAGCAAAACTGAGTACTAGAATGCTCTGTGTTGAAAATAATCAACTTATTGAAGATGCAGCTACAGGAAGTGCAAGTACGTGTTTACAGGCTTTTCTTTTAAAATATGATGCGTCAGAAATTCAAATAATTAATCATCAAGGCGATTTTATCAATAGGCCATCTCAGATTTATTTTGATGGAAAACTAACAGAAAATCATTTTGATATCAATATAGGTGGGGAGACACAATTCATCGCAAAAGGCGAATGGGAAGTTTAA
- a CDS encoding tetratricopeptide repeat protein: protein MRKISWLFFIPIFIITATVSAQKSTIYTHDSKDFNKAVSLFKDEQYASAQLIFNKVKQTATTEELKSDCAYYAANCAIRTNQSNADELMEQFVSDYPTSVKQNQAFIEVAHFHFNQGNYPQALQWFDKVDESSLSRKDQDKFNFQKGYSFFNAKKKKEATVYLNKVVNSAEYGSQAKYYLGFMAYEGDDYKQATKYFDEVSGEEKYKEKLSYYQADMNFKLGNFQKAIDLGQKAMEKSSPLEKSELSKIIGESYFNLKQYDKAIPYLVDYKGKKGKWNNTDFYQLGYAHYKQKDYENAISQFNKIIGGKDFVAQNAYYHLGESYLNTDKKQQALNAFKNASEMDFDLAIQEDASLNYAKLSYELGNSYQSVPAVLQAFLKKYPNNANRSEVEKLLIDSYISSKNYKEALVLLEKNKSPENKLAYQKVLFYRGLELYTDGNYQEALKMFTKSIGEQRDATFTARATFWKGETEYVLNDFKDALLSFKQFIGANQAATTPEFKNSNYNIAYTYFKLKEYDQAGNYFQNQIDKAPADKVRLNDSYLRLADCRFVTSKYGAAMDAYTKVIESKSVDADYAYFQKAICYGFVAKNDKKIEELNAFLQVYPKSEYRDDALFELANTYVAANKNDLAVKTYDRLNTEFKKGSFTSRAILRQGLVYFNTDKDDQALLKFKKVAADFPRTPEALEAVATARLIYVDNGRVDEYATWVRTLDFVSVTDAELDNDTYEAAEKQFQQNNTKQAIAGFSGYVNQFPRGIHALQANYYLGQLYFADGSESKSIPNYEYVIAQSRSEFTEQSLSRLAQVFLKNKEYEKAIPVLSRLENEADISQNKTFAQSNLMKSYYDKKDYPNSVIYAEKVLMDPKADDAVKSDAQIIIARAAIETGDETKAKIAYAKLMTIAKGELAAEALYYDAYFKNKEEKFEASNTAVQKLAKNYSGYKYFGAKGLVLMAKNFYGLKDSYQATYILENVIQNFTDFPDVVSDAQRELDSIKAEESKTNSSITK from the coding sequence ATGCGTAAAATTTCTTGGCTCTTTTTTATTCCAATTTTCATCATAACAGCCACTGTTTCGGCACAAAAATCAACTATTTATACCCACGATTCGAAGGATTTCAACAAAGCGGTTTCTTTATTTAAGGATGAGCAATATGCATCGGCACAACTTATTTTTAATAAAGTAAAGCAAACTGCCACAACTGAAGAATTGAAATCAGATTGTGCGTATTATGCCGCTAATTGTGCCATTCGAACTAATCAATCCAATGCGGATGAGTTGATGGAACAATTTGTTTCGGATTATCCTACGAGCGTAAAACAAAATCAAGCGTTCATTGAAGTGGCTCATTTTCATTTTAACCAAGGGAATTATCCGCAGGCGTTACAATGGTTTGATAAAGTAGATGAAAGTAGTTTAAGCAGAAAGGACCAAGATAAATTCAACTTCCAAAAGGGGTACAGTTTTTTTAATGCCAAAAAGAAAAAAGAAGCTACAGTATATTTGAATAAGGTTGTTAATTCTGCCGAATATGGTTCTCAAGCTAAATATTATTTAGGTTTTATGGCGTATGAAGGTGATGATTACAAGCAGGCAACCAAGTATTTTGATGAAGTTTCGGGTGAAGAAAAATACAAAGAAAAACTTTCGTATTATCAAGCTGATATGAATTTTAAGCTAGGGAACTTCCAAAAAGCAATTGATTTAGGTCAGAAAGCAATGGAAAAATCAAGTCCTTTAGAAAAATCAGAACTGAGTAAAATCATTGGCGAAAGCTACTTTAATTTGAAGCAATATGATAAAGCAATTCCTTATTTAGTAGATTATAAAGGAAAAAAAGGAAAATGGAACAATACGGATTTTTACCAATTGGGATATGCACATTACAAACAAAAAGACTACGAAAATGCTATTTCTCAGTTCAATAAAATTATTGGCGGGAAAGATTTTGTAGCTCAAAATGCCTATTATCATTTGGGTGAAAGTTACCTGAATACCGATAAAAAACAACAAGCTTTGAATGCTTTCAAAAATGCTTCAGAAATGGATTTTGACTTGGCTATTCAAGAAGATGCGAGTTTGAATTATGCCAAATTAAGTTATGAATTGGGGAATTCGTATCAAAGTGTACCCGCCGTTTTACAAGCTTTTTTGAAAAAATATCCAAATAATGCCAACCGTTCTGAGGTAGAGAAATTATTGATTGACTCCTATATTTCTTCTAAAAACTACAAGGAAGCCTTAGTTTTATTGGAAAAAAATAAATCACCTGAAAATAAATTGGCCTATCAAAAAGTTCTTTTTTACAGAGGTTTAGAGTTGTATACCGATGGAAATTATCAGGAAGCCTTGAAAATGTTTACCAAATCTATTGGCGAACAAAGAGATGCAACTTTTACTGCACGAGCGACTTTTTGGAAAGGGGAAACAGAATATGTTTTGAATGATTTTAAAGACGCGTTATTAAGTTTCAAGCAATTCATTGGTGCAAACCAAGCGGCAACAACACCAGAATTTAAAAACAGTAATTACAATATTGCCTATACGTATTTCAAATTAAAGGAATACGATCAAGCAGGGAATTATTTTCAAAACCAAATTGATAAAGCGCCAGCGGATAAAGTACGATTGAATGATTCTTATTTGCGTTTAGCGGATTGCCGTTTTGTGACTTCAAAATACGGCGCGGCAATGGATGCTTATACTAAAGTAATTGAATCTAAAAGTGTTGATGCTGATTATGCGTATTTTCAAAAAGCAATTTGTTATGGATTTGTTGCTAAAAACGATAAGAAAATTGAAGAGTTAAATGCTTTTTTACAAGTGTATCCCAAATCTGAATACAGAGACGATGCACTTTTTGAGCTTGCCAATACGTATGTCGCTGCCAATAAAAATGACCTTGCTGTAAAAACCTATGATCGATTAAACACGGAGTTTAAAAAAGGCTCTTTTACTTCCAGAGCTATTTTGCGCCAAGGATTAGTATATTTCAATACCGACAAAGACGATCAGGCATTGTTGAAATTTAAAAAAGTAGCAGCGGACTTTCCTAGAACTCCAGAGGCTTTGGAAGCGGTAGCAACAGCCAGATTGATTTATGTGGACAATGGTAGAGTAGATGAGTATGCAACTTGGGTTCGTACGTTAGATTTTGTATCTGTAACGGATGCAGAATTGGATAATGACACGTATGAAGCTGCTGAAAAACAATTTCAACAAAACAATACCAAGCAGGCAATAGCAGGATTTAGTGGTTATGTGAATCAATTTCCTCGTGGAATTCATGCTTTGCAAGCGAATTATTATTTAGGTCAATTGTATTTTGCTGATGGTTCAGAGAGTAAATCGATTCCTAATTATGAATATGTAATTGCACAATCCAGAAGTGAATTTACCGAGCAGTCATTGTCGCGATTAGCTCAAGTTTTCCTTAAAAATAAAGAGTATGAGAAAGCAATCCCAGTTTTGTCCCGTTTAGAAAACGAAGCAGATATTTCTCAAAACAAGACTTTTGCACAATCGAATTTGATGAAATCGTATTATGACAAAAAAGATTATCCAAATTCAGTTATTTATGCGGAAAAAGTTTTAATGGATCCAAAGGCAGATGATGCTGTAAAAAGCGATGCACAAATTATTATTGCACGTGCTGCAATAGAAACGGGTGACGAGACAAAAGCAAAAATTGCCTACGCAAAATTAATGACGATTGCTAAAGGAGAATTAGCTGCCGAAGCATTGTATTATGACGCTTATTTTAAAAACAAAGAGGAAAAGTTTGAAGCTTCTAATACTGCAGTTCAAAAATTAGCAAAGAATTATTCCGGATATAAATACTTTGGAGCCAAAGGATTGGTGTTGATGGCAAAAAACTTCTACGGATTGAAAGACAGTTATCAAGCAACTTATATTTTGGAAAATGTGATACAAAATTTCACTGATTTCCCAGATGTAGTTTCTGATGCGCAAAGAGAATTAGATAGTATCAAAGCTGAAGAATCCAAGACGAATTCATCTATAACTAAATAA